The region TTGAATTACCTTTATTGATACTCGGAAACAAGAATAAAGGCGCAAAAGAGAAAGCTTATGAGGTTTTAAAGAAATTGAGACTAGAAAGTAAAGCTGATAGATTTCCCTATGAGCTTTCTGGCGGAGAACAGCAGAGAGTAGCCATAGCAAGAGCAATCATTCATTCCCCGGAAGTTATTTGGGCTGACGAACCTACAGGAAACCTTGATTCTGAAACGGGTGAAAAAATAATTGATCTATTAGAACAAATCCGTGAGGAAAATGGTACAACACTTGTAATTGTTACTCATGACCTGAATATTGCTAAAAAAGCTGATAGGATATTATTTATTAGAGACGGTGTTTTAAAAGAGCATTTTGAGGTGGGCTAGTTATA is a window of Defluviitoga tunisiensis DNA encoding:
- a CDS encoding ABC transporter ATP-binding protein, whose translation is MYSENSVLIKAIDLNKIYNDKRVKVEALKNVSLTIHKGEFIAILGPSGSGKTTLLNCLAAIDYPTTGEIFFKGIPFQNLKEEERTAFRAKNMGFVFQFFNLVPVLTVLENVELPLLILGNKNKGAKEKAYEVLKKLRLESKADRFPYELSGGEQQRVAIARAIIHSPEVIWADEPTGNLDSETGEKIIDLLEQIREENGTTLVIVTHDLNIAKKADRILFIRDGVLKEHFEVG